One stretch of Paramormyrops kingsleyae isolate MSU_618 chromosome 4, PKINGS_0.4, whole genome shotgun sequence DNA includes these proteins:
- the LOC111857166 gene encoding basement membrane-specific heparan sulfate proteoglycan core protein-like isoform X1 produces MFYSITLGLAVLLQHGLSQDTPRTRLTVEPPGPAVYVGEVVSLWCQLEGSPTTGWTYTWYPPATQTTMTPIPGHRSTGGRYTIFGVLPSDQGPYQCLAERIGPPPTAVLSNSVTLTVMDLPPGTLTITPDSRRHFQGDGLSLHCRSSCSSTTEWTLKHLNEQAIVETGYPGDSMRKRGCQTYNFTSLNSCNTGLYWCESEGQRTNAIDITVDESPVIIQGPTRSVSHGGNVTLQCRYRRFSPKNITFYKDGMEIETRGDGRMTMWGVTKEDEGFYWCSGEGTGMISAETWVSVTGSSVLTSREGAAGPEQPLMVFTVGSSTAEEIISQQPNLHSKGIATSTIENKSQSPEQMGKSLSEELALSGSPAGPELFVVMICIVIFLMLIPTLGILAYRCSHLEFPPSSRCSIADSESQYPGQNSPQPKEDPWSMTWVEMMIPLNNQDHHESQVETEPQMDDPDASQA; encoded by the exons ATGTTTTACTCCATTACCTTGG GGCTTGCTGTCCTGCTGCAGCACGGGCTGTCCCAAG ACACCCCCAGGACCAGGCTCACAGTGGAGCCCCCGGGACCAGCTGTCTATGTTGGAGAGGTGGTCTCCTTATGGTGCCAGCTGGAGGGGAGCCCCACCACTGGCTGGACCTACACCTGGTACCCACCCGCCACTCAGACCACAATGACCCCCATCCCAGGTCACAGATCAACCGGGGGTCGGTACACCATTTTCGGTGTGCTGCCCTCAGACCAGGGACCATACCAATGCCTGGCAGAGAGAATTGGCCCGCCTCCGACAGCCGTGCTTAGCAACAGCGTCACTCTGACGGTCATGG acttGCCCCCAGGCACGCTGACGATCACCCCCGACAGCAGGAGGCACTTCCAAGGTGACGGACTCTCTCTGCACTGCAGGTCCAGCTGCAGCAGTACCACTGAGTGGACCCTGAAGCATCTGAATGAGCAGGCTATAGTGGAGACTGGCTATCCTGGGGACAGCATGCGTAAGCGGGGGTGTCAGACCTACAACTTCACAAGCCTCAATAGCTGCAATACCGGCCTGTATTGGTGCGAGTCTGAGGGCCAGCGGACGAATGCCATTGACATCACGGTGGACG AAAGTCCTGTGATCATACAGGGCCCAACTCGGTCTGTATCGCATGGAGGGAATGTTACTCTGCAATGTCGATATAGGCGGTTTTCCCCAAAGAATATTACCTTTTACAAGGATGGCATGGAGATTGAGACTCGTGGAGATGGCAGAATGACAATGTGGGGCGTGACCAAGGAGGACGAGGGTTTCTACTGGTGTTCTGGAGAAGGCACCGGGATGATAAGTGCCGAGACGTGGGTGTCGGTTACAG GAAGCTCTGTCCTTACAAGCAGGGAAGGGGCGGCTGGCCCCGAACAGCCACTGATGGTGTTTACCGTAG GAAGTTCCACTGCAGAAGAAATTATTTCTCAACAGCCAAACCTGCACAGTAAAG GAATCGCCACCAGCACTATAGAGAACAAATCACAGAGCCCTGAACAAATGGGAAAGTCATTATCTGAAG AATTAGCTCTGTCTGGATCTCCAGCAGGTCCTGAGCTGTTTGTGGTGATGATCTGTATTGTGATATTCCTGATGCTTATCCCTACTTTGGGAATCCTGGCCTACCGATG CTCACATTTAGAGTTCCCTCCAAGCAGCCGCTGTTCCATCGCGGACTCTGAAAGCCAATATCCCGGACAGAACTCACCCCAACCAAAAGAGGACCCCTGGAGTATGACGTGGGTAGAGATGATGATCCCTTTGAATAATCAGGATCACCACG AATCCCAAGTGGAGACAGAGCCTCAGATGGACGACCCAGATGCCTCGCAGGCGTGA
- the LOC111857166 gene encoding basement membrane-specific heparan sulfate proteoglycan core protein-like isoform X3, with protein sequence MFYSITLGLAVLLQHGLSQDTPRTRLTVEPPGPAVYVGEVVSLWCQLEGSPTTGWTYTWYPPATQTTMTPIPGHRSTGGRYTIFGVLPSDQGPYQCLAERIGPPPTAVLSNSVTLTVMDLPPGTLTITPDSRRHFQGDGLSLHCRSSCSSTTEWTLKHLNEQAIVETGYPGDSMRKRGCQTYNFTSLNSCNTGLYWCESEGQRTNAIDITVDESPVIIQGPTRSVSHGGNVTLQCRYRRFSPKNITFYKDGMEIETRGDGRMTMWGVTKEDEGFYWCSGEGTGMISAETWVSVTGSSVLTSREGAAGPEQPLMVFTVGSSTAEEIISQQPNLHSKGIATSTIENKSQSPEQMGKSLSEGPELFVVMICIVIFLMLIPTLGILAYRCSHLEFPPSSRCSIADSESQYPGQNSPQPKEDPWSMTWVEMMIPLNNQDHHESQVETEPQMDDPDASQA encoded by the exons ATGTTTTACTCCATTACCTTGG GGCTTGCTGTCCTGCTGCAGCACGGGCTGTCCCAAG ACACCCCCAGGACCAGGCTCACAGTGGAGCCCCCGGGACCAGCTGTCTATGTTGGAGAGGTGGTCTCCTTATGGTGCCAGCTGGAGGGGAGCCCCACCACTGGCTGGACCTACACCTGGTACCCACCCGCCACTCAGACCACAATGACCCCCATCCCAGGTCACAGATCAACCGGGGGTCGGTACACCATTTTCGGTGTGCTGCCCTCAGACCAGGGACCATACCAATGCCTGGCAGAGAGAATTGGCCCGCCTCCGACAGCCGTGCTTAGCAACAGCGTCACTCTGACGGTCATGG acttGCCCCCAGGCACGCTGACGATCACCCCCGACAGCAGGAGGCACTTCCAAGGTGACGGACTCTCTCTGCACTGCAGGTCCAGCTGCAGCAGTACCACTGAGTGGACCCTGAAGCATCTGAATGAGCAGGCTATAGTGGAGACTGGCTATCCTGGGGACAGCATGCGTAAGCGGGGGTGTCAGACCTACAACTTCACAAGCCTCAATAGCTGCAATACCGGCCTGTATTGGTGCGAGTCTGAGGGCCAGCGGACGAATGCCATTGACATCACGGTGGACG AAAGTCCTGTGATCATACAGGGCCCAACTCGGTCTGTATCGCATGGAGGGAATGTTACTCTGCAATGTCGATATAGGCGGTTTTCCCCAAAGAATATTACCTTTTACAAGGATGGCATGGAGATTGAGACTCGTGGAGATGGCAGAATGACAATGTGGGGCGTGACCAAGGAGGACGAGGGTTTCTACTGGTGTTCTGGAGAAGGCACCGGGATGATAAGTGCCGAGACGTGGGTGTCGGTTACAG GAAGCTCTGTCCTTACAAGCAGGGAAGGGGCGGCTGGCCCCGAACAGCCACTGATGGTGTTTACCGTAG GAAGTTCCACTGCAGAAGAAATTATTTCTCAACAGCCAAACCTGCACAGTAAAG GAATCGCCACCAGCACTATAGAGAACAAATCACAGAGCCCTGAACAAATGGGAAAGTCATTATCTGAAG GTCCTGAGCTGTTTGTGGTGATGATCTGTATTGTGATATTCCTGATGCTTATCCCTACTTTGGGAATCCTGGCCTACCGATG CTCACATTTAGAGTTCCCTCCAAGCAGCCGCTGTTCCATCGCGGACTCTGAAAGCCAATATCCCGGACAGAACTCACCCCAACCAAAAGAGGACCCCTGGAGTATGACGTGGGTAGAGATGATGATCCCTTTGAATAATCAGGATCACCACG AATCCCAAGTGGAGACAGAGCCTCAGATGGACGACCCAGATGCCTCGCAGGCGTGA
- the LOC111857166 gene encoding basement membrane-specific heparan sulfate proteoglycan core protein-like isoform X2 encodes MFYSITLGLAVLLQHGLSQDTPRTRLTVEPPGPAVYVGEVVSLWCQLEGSPTTGWTYTWYPPATQTTMTPIPGHRSTGGRYTIFGVLPSDQGPYQCLAERIGPPPTAVLSNSVTLTVMDLPPGTLTITPDSRRHFQGDGLSLHCRSSCSSTTEWTLKHLNEQAIVETGYPGDSMRKRGCQTYNFTSLNSCNTGLYWCESEGQRTNAIDITVDESPVIIQGPTRSVSHGGNVTLQCRYRRFSPKNITFYKDGMEIETRGDGRMTMWGVTKEDEGFYWCSGEGTGMISAETWVSVTGSSVLTSREGAAGPEQPLMVFTVGSSTAEEIISQQPNLHSKGIATSTIENKSQSPEQMGKSLSEAGPELFVVMICIVIFLMLIPTLGILAYRCSHLEFPPSSRCSIADSESQYPGQNSPQPKEDPWSMTWVEMMIPLNNQDHHESQVETEPQMDDPDASQA; translated from the exons ATGTTTTACTCCATTACCTTGG GGCTTGCTGTCCTGCTGCAGCACGGGCTGTCCCAAG ACACCCCCAGGACCAGGCTCACAGTGGAGCCCCCGGGACCAGCTGTCTATGTTGGAGAGGTGGTCTCCTTATGGTGCCAGCTGGAGGGGAGCCCCACCACTGGCTGGACCTACACCTGGTACCCACCCGCCACTCAGACCACAATGACCCCCATCCCAGGTCACAGATCAACCGGGGGTCGGTACACCATTTTCGGTGTGCTGCCCTCAGACCAGGGACCATACCAATGCCTGGCAGAGAGAATTGGCCCGCCTCCGACAGCCGTGCTTAGCAACAGCGTCACTCTGACGGTCATGG acttGCCCCCAGGCACGCTGACGATCACCCCCGACAGCAGGAGGCACTTCCAAGGTGACGGACTCTCTCTGCACTGCAGGTCCAGCTGCAGCAGTACCACTGAGTGGACCCTGAAGCATCTGAATGAGCAGGCTATAGTGGAGACTGGCTATCCTGGGGACAGCATGCGTAAGCGGGGGTGTCAGACCTACAACTTCACAAGCCTCAATAGCTGCAATACCGGCCTGTATTGGTGCGAGTCTGAGGGCCAGCGGACGAATGCCATTGACATCACGGTGGACG AAAGTCCTGTGATCATACAGGGCCCAACTCGGTCTGTATCGCATGGAGGGAATGTTACTCTGCAATGTCGATATAGGCGGTTTTCCCCAAAGAATATTACCTTTTACAAGGATGGCATGGAGATTGAGACTCGTGGAGATGGCAGAATGACAATGTGGGGCGTGACCAAGGAGGACGAGGGTTTCTACTGGTGTTCTGGAGAAGGCACCGGGATGATAAGTGCCGAGACGTGGGTGTCGGTTACAG GAAGCTCTGTCCTTACAAGCAGGGAAGGGGCGGCTGGCCCCGAACAGCCACTGATGGTGTTTACCGTAG GAAGTTCCACTGCAGAAGAAATTATTTCTCAACAGCCAAACCTGCACAGTAAAG GAATCGCCACCAGCACTATAGAGAACAAATCACAGAGCCCTGAACAAATGGGAAAGTCATTATCTGAAG CAGGTCCTGAGCTGTTTGTGGTGATGATCTGTATTGTGATATTCCTGATGCTTATCCCTACTTTGGGAATCCTGGCCTACCGATG CTCACATTTAGAGTTCCCTCCAAGCAGCCGCTGTTCCATCGCGGACTCTGAAAGCCAATATCCCGGACAGAACTCACCCCAACCAAAAGAGGACCCCTGGAGTATGACGTGGGTAGAGATGATGATCCCTTTGAATAATCAGGATCACCACG AATCCCAAGTGGAGACAGAGCCTCAGATGGACGACCCAGATGCCTCGCAGGCGTGA
- the LOC111857166 gene encoding high affinity immunoglobulin gamma Fc receptor I-like isoform X4, translated as MFYSITLGLAVLLQHGLSQDTPRTRLTVEPPGPAVYVGEVVSLWCQLEGSPTTGWTYTWYPPATQTTMTPIPGHRSTGGRYTIFGVLPSDQGPYQCLAERIGPPPTAVLSNSVTLTVMDLPPGTLTITPDSRRHFQGDGLSLHCRSSCSSTTEWTLKHLNEQAIVETGYPGDSMRKRGCQTYNFTSLNSCNTGLYWCESEGQRTNAIDITVDESPVIIQGPTRSVSHGGNVTLQCRYRRFSPKNITFYKDGMEIETRGDGRMTMWGVTKEDEGFYWCSGEGTGMISAETWVSVTGSSVLTSREGAAGPEQPLMVFTVGSSTAEEIISQQPNLHSKGIATSTIENKSQSPEQMGKSLSEAGPELFVVMICIVIFLMLIPTLGILAYRW; from the exons ATGTTTTACTCCATTACCTTGG GGCTTGCTGTCCTGCTGCAGCACGGGCTGTCCCAAG ACACCCCCAGGACCAGGCTCACAGTGGAGCCCCCGGGACCAGCTGTCTATGTTGGAGAGGTGGTCTCCTTATGGTGCCAGCTGGAGGGGAGCCCCACCACTGGCTGGACCTACACCTGGTACCCACCCGCCACTCAGACCACAATGACCCCCATCCCAGGTCACAGATCAACCGGGGGTCGGTACACCATTTTCGGTGTGCTGCCCTCAGACCAGGGACCATACCAATGCCTGGCAGAGAGAATTGGCCCGCCTCCGACAGCCGTGCTTAGCAACAGCGTCACTCTGACGGTCATGG acttGCCCCCAGGCACGCTGACGATCACCCCCGACAGCAGGAGGCACTTCCAAGGTGACGGACTCTCTCTGCACTGCAGGTCCAGCTGCAGCAGTACCACTGAGTGGACCCTGAAGCATCTGAATGAGCAGGCTATAGTGGAGACTGGCTATCCTGGGGACAGCATGCGTAAGCGGGGGTGTCAGACCTACAACTTCACAAGCCTCAATAGCTGCAATACCGGCCTGTATTGGTGCGAGTCTGAGGGCCAGCGGACGAATGCCATTGACATCACGGTGGACG AAAGTCCTGTGATCATACAGGGCCCAACTCGGTCTGTATCGCATGGAGGGAATGTTACTCTGCAATGTCGATATAGGCGGTTTTCCCCAAAGAATATTACCTTTTACAAGGATGGCATGGAGATTGAGACTCGTGGAGATGGCAGAATGACAATGTGGGGCGTGACCAAGGAGGACGAGGGTTTCTACTGGTGTTCTGGAGAAGGCACCGGGATGATAAGTGCCGAGACGTGGGTGTCGGTTACAG GAAGCTCTGTCCTTACAAGCAGGGAAGGGGCGGCTGGCCCCGAACAGCCACTGATGGTGTTTACCGTAG GAAGTTCCACTGCAGAAGAAATTATTTCTCAACAGCCAAACCTGCACAGTAAAG GAATCGCCACCAGCACTATAGAGAACAAATCACAGAGCCCTGAACAAATGGGAAAGTCATTATCTGAAG CAGGTCCTGAGCTGTTTGTGGTGATGATCTGTATTGTGATATTCCTGATGCTTATCCCTACTTTGGGAATCCTGGCCTACCGATGGTAA